TACGTTCTTCTCCGCATCCGAGCCGGCCTTGGCGCAATCGAACGACGGGCCCTCGGAACCCGCCGCCGGCAGCGCGGCTGGCGCGGGTGCCGGCTTCGGCGATTCGGACGCGGCCTCGCTCGTGGCGGGCGCGGTGGGTGCAGCCGTCGTATCGGTCGGCGTGGGTTTGCAGGCCGCCAGCGCCAGTGCGCCCAGGCCAATCAGGACAAAACGGTTCATGGCACCTCCACAGCGCCTGCTACTCAATTTACCTAGTCTGCGCCATGCCGCGCTCAGGCGGCGTGTAAGCGCGCTATTCAACGGTGCAATCATCGACGCGGGCGGTATCGGGCAGGACTTCGATACTGCCCACTGCCAGCTGCTCCAGGATCGTTTCCGGCCCGCGCCAGCTGCGCCATTGCAGGCCGACACTGGCGGCGCGCGCGTCGTGGACGCGATCCACCACCGGCAGTGACCAGCCGCGACGGTCGTACTCGGCCAGCCATTGCGGGCACCGCTGGGCCAGAACGTCACGCGGGTGCGTCACCAGCGCCTCGCAATCCTCCCGCTGGAACGGCGTCCAGCCACTGACCAGGTAACGCTGGAACGCCGGGCCGTGATTGGTCAGCGCAGCCACATGCGCGTCCGCCACGTCACGGACATCGATTCCGCGATGCAACCGGTACAGCATCATGCGTTCCGGCGGCTCCGGAAAGCAGCGCGACATCCGGATCACGCGCACATCCAGGTCGGGTCCAGCGGCCTCTTCCAGCCACTGTTCGGCGGCCAGCTTGGAGCGGTGGTAAACGGTGCGGGGCTGGGGCGTGGTCTGCTCATCCACCCAGGTGCAGCGCCCCGGCACGATCGCGTGCCCGTACAGCGCGGTGGTGCTGGTGAACACCAGCCGCCGCACGCCCGCCTCGCGCGCCAGCATCGCCAGCGTGCGGGTGCCTTCCACGTTGATGCGCTGGAATTCGCTGTCGCTGAAAAGGCCCACATGCGGCGCGTGCAACGCAGCGGCATGGATGACCGCATCCACGCCCTGCAGCACCTTGGCCAGCATCCGGGTATCGGTGAAATCGGCCACGTGACGCGTGGTCGCGAAGGGACTGCGGTCAATGCCCACCACTTCGTGGCGGGCGGCCAAGGCGCCAAAGATGGCGCGACCTACCCGGCCTGAACTTCCTGTCAGGAGAATCTTCACTGGAGAGCACATGTCAGCGCCCGGGAGCTACCGGGATGCAACAAGTGTAGTAGAGCCACGCCCTGCGTGGCTGGATTCATGCCGCAACCAGCCCAACCGCCTTCGGCGGCAGACCTCATCATCACACGTACCCCAGCGTCAGAACCGGAAGCGACATTCGAATCAAGAGCGGCGTCGCGCAACAAATAAACTGGATAACTCCCAGATGCGTCCACTGACGTTCGATAACGTGCTAGCCGTCGCTTTTCGAGCGCGTGGCCACGTCGGAAGCGTCAGGGTCTGTTTCCAGCGTCCGAATCGACTGCGGAAAATCGCGTCCTAGCGATGTGCTGACGCGATACCAGGGAACATGCTTTTGAACTGCTTCCGATCAGAACCGGCCCGCCCCGCCGCCTGCGCCTCATTACCGGCTCAGGCACGCACGTGAAGTCAATGAGCCAAACTGTCAACCTTGCGGGCGAGCGCTTCGAATCGCTGCAGGCGTTGCGTGCCATCGCCGCGGTGGCAGTACTCATCTTTCATCTTCGCTTCGTGGAACTCCGCTACCTGGAAGGTCATGCGCTGCTCGACTGGCTGGGCCGAAACGCCGACGCGGGCGTCGATCTCTTCTTCGTGCTCTCCGGATTCGTGATGGCCAGCATCTCCCGGGGCAAAGGGTCCGGCCCAGGCGCGGCGCGCGACTTCCTGACGCAGCGGGCGTGGCGCGTAGTCCCCCTGTACTGGATGTTCACCACCCTGGTGGTGTTGCTGATGTCGGTCGCCCCCGCCATGGTGAACAGCTCCTACGCCGACCAGAGCATCGCTGCTTCGTATCTCTTGATTCCACACCAACAGCTGCCGGTGCTGGCGGTGGGGTGGACGCTTGTCCATGAAGCCTACTTCTACTTGGTCTTCTCGCTTGCGCTGGCGCTCGCCTATGGAACCCGGCAACGACTCAGCCTCTTCACCATGGCATGGGGAAGTCTCGTCGGATTCGGCTATTGGAAGGGATTTGATGAAGGAGCGCCAACGGCATCGGTCGTCTTCAGCCCTCTGACGTTTGAGTTCCTGGCAGGTGTTCTGACGGGGCTGCACTGGCGCCGCATTCCGCCTCGATTCGGATCTCTATTGTTCATTACCGGTCTCGGCGTGTTGTTGTTGGCGGCTGCGCTGTTACCCCCATCGGATTCCGAGTTCAACGCCCCATTGCGGCGCGTGATCCATCTAGGCCTGGGAAGTGCATTGCTGATCGCTGGATCGGCATTGCTCGAGACGTCTGGCCACCGCCCGAACCGACTGCTCATCGAGTTGGGAGATGCCTCCTATTCCCTGTACCTGTCCCACATCTTCGTTATATCCGCCATCGGTCGAATGTGGGGCCACTTCCTACCTTCGGCGCATTGGCTCAATCATGGCTTTTTCCTGCTCTTCACCGTCTTCGTTGCGTGCCTCTCCAGCAACCTGATCCACAAACGAATTGAGCGACCACTTCTCGATCTTCGCTATCGATGGAAGGCTGCTGGAACATTCCGCTGATGCCTGGACCGCATTGCTTCCGGAGAATGTTCGATGACCTTGCGCAAGATGTCGCGACCAGCATTATTTCGCTCCTGGTGCTTCACCCCAAACAGTGTTGAAGCTCACTTCCGGACCGTGCGCCCGCTTCCGTTTTTGTACACCGCCGACTTACTTGATGACGTCCGAGACGAATCTGCGCACTCGGTCATTCGGAGCACGAGATCGACTACCTACGATTCTGGCGCGGGAACGGATCCCGCAAACAAACAGGATGATTCATGACAAGGTCCATTTTGGCCCTCGCAACTCTGCTCGCCGGTGTCGGCATCACATCTACGACCGCATCGGCCAGTCAAGGAGATGATCTCCAGGCTCCCAACAACCAGGGTCTGCACGTGCCCGCTGCGGGAATTATGGCAGGCACCCTTTCCCTGCCTGACGGGGCAAGCCTGAGGGAGATCACCAGGCTTTACAACGGCCGGGCGGAGCGACATGCGACGCTTCACTTTTTCCCGGACAACTGGGACCAGTTTGGCTGGCGAGCCGAAGGCTCTCTGGGTTTCATTTCAGGCACGCCCTTCTCCAACTCAAAGCCCCTCTACGCCTGCGCGCTCTGGGGGCACACCGAGGCGTACTTCACGTCACCGGACCCGAACTGCGAAGGGCAGTTCCTCACCACCTTCGGCATGATCGGGTACATCAGCGATGTCCCGCTTCCTGATACGAAGCCCATCTATCGATGCAAGTACGTGTTTGACAGGAAGCTGCGCCACTTCGACACGTTCTATCCGAATTGTGAAAATGTCCCGACCGGTTCCTTGGACTTTCTCATTGGCTACGTGTTCCTGTAGAGATGGAATCGCGAAACCACAGCCGGCTGAGTATCCATTTCAAGCCGGTTGATGGAGGGCGGAACTGGTGTCCCATGTCCCGCCTCTCGTCCTCGCCAACCTGCACTGTCGCGAGGAGTCTGATCTGGGGTTGACCAAATGAGAACATCACGCCGCCTCCTCAAGACTACAGTCATAAAAAAGGCGCCCACCGGGCGCCTAAGTCGTTGATGCAATTGGTGGGCCGTGATGGATTCGAACCATCGACCAAAAGATTAAAAGTCTTCTGCTCTACCGACTGAGCTAACGGCCCATTGCATGCCCCGACTTCGCGCCGGGGGTGCGCATTCTAACCCATCTTGCGCCGCAGGCGTAGCCCGGCGATCAGGCGTAGCGGGTCGGGTCGGCCACGCCGGCGTCGGCGAAGCCCTGCGCGCGCAGGCGGCAGGCGTCGCAGTGGCCGCAGGCGGCGCCGCTGTCGTCGGCGTTGTAGCAGGACACGGTGAGGCCGAAGTCCACGCCCAGGCGCACGCCTTCACGCACGATGTCAGCCTTGCTCAGGAACTGCAGCGGCGCGTGTACCTGGATGCCCGCCCCTTCCACGCCGGCCTTGGTGGCCAGGTTGGCCAGGGTCTGGAAGGCGCTGATGAACTCGGGACGGCAGTCCGGGTAGCCGGAGTAATCCACGGCGTTGACGCCGCAGAAGATGTCGTTGGCGCCCAGCACTTCGGCCCAGCCCAGCGCGACCGAGAGCATGATGGTGTTGCGCGCCGGCACGTAGGTGACCGGGATGCCCTCGCCGCCCGCTTCGGGCACGTCGATGTCGTCGGTCAGCGCCGAGCCGCCGATGCTGCGCAGGTCCACGTTGACGGTCTTGTGCGCCACCACGCCCAGCGCCTTGGCCACGGCGGCGGCGGCATCCAGTTCGGAGGTGTGGCGCTGGCCGTAGCGCACGCTCAGCGCATGCACGGCGAAGCCCTGCTCGCGGGCCATGGCGACGACGGCGGCGGAATCCATGCCGCCGGACAGGAGGACAACTGCGTTCTTCATGAGGGTGTTTCCGGTGGGTTGCGGGAAAGCCAGCACGCTGTCCCGCGCCGGTACATCAAGGGGCAACGAACGGGCTCAGCGGCCCGGTTCGTCGTCCCACAGAATCTTGTGCAGCTGCATCTGGAAGCGGACCGGCAGGCGATCTTCCACGATCCAGTCGGCCAGCTCGCGCGGGCTGACCTGGCCCTTGCTGGGCGAGAACAGCACCATCGAGCGCTCGTTCAAGCGGTGCTCGCGGACCATGCCCCGCGCCCAGTCGTAGTCCTCGCGGCTGCACAGCACGAACTTGATCTGGTCGCGGCGGGTCAGCAGCGGCAGGTTTTCCAGGCGGTTGCGTGCCATTTCGCCCGAACCGGGGGTCTTGAGGTCGACCACGCGCGACACCCGCGGGTCCACGCCGCCCACATCCAGCGCGCCGGAGGTTTCCAGCGAGACGTCCAGGCCCGCCTCGCACAGCTTTTCCAGCAGCACCAGGCAGCGCTTCTGCGCCAGCGGCTCGCCGCCGGTCACGCACACGTGGTGGACGCCCTGGGCCAGCACTTCGCGCACGATCTCGTCGATATCCCACCAGGTGCCGCCGTGGAAGGCGTAGGCGGTGTCGCAGTAGGTGCAGCGCAGCGGGCAGCCGGTCAGGCGCACGAACACGGTCGGCCAGCCGGCGGTATCGGCTTCGCCCTGCAGGGAGGTGAAGATCTCGGTGATCTTCAGCCGTGGCAGGGGCGACTGCACGATCTCGCTAGGGAGCGCGGCGGCGGCGGACAGGGGGCTGGTCATCGTGGGGGTCTGGTGTGCGGTTACGGAAACGAGAGCAGCCAGGCAGGGCCTGGCTCTACGGTGCCCGAAACAGTCGGGCCAACCTTTGATTATACCGGCCTTGGCCGGTCGGGGCCTCAGCGGATCTGCTGGCCGAGGCGGATGGCCTGCAGACGGTCCTGCGCGGTGCGCGCGGCGTCCGAGCCGGGATAGGTGTTGACGACCTGCTCCAGGGTGGCCTGGGCTTCATCGATCCTGCCTTCGCCGTACTGGGAAAGGCCGATCTTCAACAGGCCACCAGAGGCCTTGTCGTGGGTCGGGTAACGCGCGATGAGGTCGCGGAACTGCGCCTCGGCGAGCGGGAAATTGCGGGTGGCGTAGTAGCTTTCACCCAGCCAGTACAGCGCGTTGGGGGTGTAGACGCCATTGGGATAGAGCTCGAGGAAGCTCAGGAACAGCTGGGCCGAGTCGTCGTACTTGCCGGCCTTGAGCGAATCAAAGGCCACGTTGTACGCGGTGCGCTCATCGCCACTGGCGGCAAGGCTGCCCGGGTCGCCGTGCACGGAGGGCGGCCGCTCGGTGGCGGCCACTGCCGGTGCGGCGGGCTTGGGGGCAACGGCCGGTGCATTCGCGGCCGGAGCGGCCGGAAGGATCGGGGCCGAGCCACCTTCAATACGGTTCAGACGCCCGTCCAGGTCCAGGTACTGGTCCTGCGAGGTCTGCTTGAGCTGGGCGTTTTCGTTCTGGAGCTGCTCAACCGTGCTCTGCAGCTGCTGGATCTGCTGCCGAAGCTGGTTGACCTGGTTCAACAGGTCCTGGTTGGAGCTGTTGTTGTAGGCCTGCTGCTCGAGCGCGCCAACGCGGTCGGCCAGGCTCTGCCGCTGGGCCTGCGCCGGTGCGGCAGCCACGAGGGCTGCCGCAACGACCAGCATCAGGGTTTTGATGCCGATGCGCATGGATTACTGCGCGGTGTAGACGATTTCGACGCGACGGTTCTGCGACCAGCAACCTTCGTTCGACTCGGTGCAGGTCGGACGCTCTTCACCGTAGGACACGACGGTGATCTGGCTGGCCGAACCACCGTTGGCCTGCAGCGCCGAGGACACGGCGTTGGCACGACGCTCACCCAGGGCCTGGTTGTAAGCGCGCGAACCGCGCTCGTCGGTGTGACCCTGCAGGGTCATGCGGGCCGACGGACGGTCACGCAGGTACTTGGCGTGGCAAGCCATCTGGGCCTGGAATTCCGGCTTGATTGCATCCTGGTCCAGGTCGAAGAACACAACGCGCTGGCGCAGGCAGGCGTCGGTGTCCAGGTCGCCCGGGCCGTACAGGCCGGAGGTCGACGGGCCGGTCGGCTGCGAGGTGCTGCCGGTGTCGACCGGAGCAGCAGGCTGTTCCTTGACCTTCTTGGAGCAACCGGCCAGAGCGGCCACGGACAGCAGGGAGACAAGCAAAACGCGGGTGGTCTTGTTCATGTAGTTACCTTTGAGGCTCCTAAAGCCGGATGTAGGGATGAATACGTGCGGATCTTAACACTCTGTTAGCGCTTTGTACGGTATGGCGACCAAGAAGGTTCGCGGACATCACCGTCGGCCAGTACCAGCCGCTGGCGCACGCGCGCATCAGCCGACACGGCATACAACACTCCACGACCACCCTCGCGGGCGGCATACAGCACCATGCTTGCGTTGGGCGCAAACGTGGGGGACTCGTCAAGCGAACCCGGCGACAGCGTGCTCCAGCGCGGCGAGCCCAGGCTGCTGTCCATCATCGCGATCTTGTAGGTATTGCCACTGCCCTGCGCCACCACCAGCTTCTTGCCGTCGTAGGACATGCTCGGGGTGGCGTTGTAGTTGCCCTGGAAGGTCACGCGCGAGGCGCTGCCACCACTGGAGGAGACCTGGTAGATCTGCGGGCGGCCGCCACGGTCGGAGGTGAAGTAGACGCTGGAACCGTCTGCGCTCCAGGTCGGCTCGGTGTCGATGGCGAAGTGGTTGGTGAGCTGGGTGAGCTGCTTGCTGCCCAGGTCCATCACGTAGATTTCCGGGTTGCCGCTGCGCGACAGCGACAGGGCCAGGCGGCGGCCGTCCGGGGAGAACGACGGGGCGCTGTTGATGCCGCGGAAGCTGGTGACCAGCTCACGGGCGCCGGTGGCGATGTTCTGGATGTAGATCGCCGAATTGCCGCGCTCGAAGCTGACGTAGGCCAGGCGGTTGCCATCCGGGCTCCACGAGGGCGACAGCAGCGGTTCGGCCGAACGCACGATGGTCTGCGGGTTGAAGCCGTCCGAATCGGCCACCATCAGCGCGTAGCGCATGGCATCGCCCTTGCCGCTGGCGGTGACATAGGCGATGCGGGTCCAGAAGGCACCGCGCACACCGGTGATCTTTTCGTAGATGGCGTCGGCCATCTGGTGGGCGACGTCGCGCATGGCATTGCCACGGGCGGTCATCGCCAGGCCCAGCAGGCGCTCGCCCTTGGGCACGTCATACAGCTCATATTCGACGCGGTAGGCGCCAGCACCGGCGTCCATGACCCGGCCGACCACGATGTAGTTCTGCTTCAGCGCGCGCCAGGTGGCGAACTGGATCTCGCCGCCACGGGTTGGCTTTTCGACGATCTGCGCTTCGGGGAGGGTGCGGAACTGGCCCGAA
This is a stretch of genomic DNA from Stenotrophomonas rhizophila. It encodes these proteins:
- the queE gene encoding 7-carboxy-7-deazaguanine synthase QueE, encoding MTSPLSAAAALPSEIVQSPLPRLKITEIFTSLQGEADTAGWPTVFVRLTGCPLRCTYCDTAYAFHGGTWWDIDEIVREVLAQGVHHVCVTGGEPLAQKRCLVLLEKLCEAGLDVSLETSGALDVGGVDPRVSRVVDLKTPGSGEMARNRLENLPLLTRRDQIKFVLCSREDYDWARGMVREHRLNERSMVLFSPSKGQVSPRELADWIVEDRLPVRFQMQLHKILWDDEPGR
- the queC gene encoding 7-cyano-7-deazaguanine synthase QueC, whose amino-acid sequence is MKNAVVLLSGGMDSAAVVAMAREQGFAVHALSVRYGQRHTSELDAAAAVAKALGVVAHKTVNVDLRSIGGSALTDDIDVPEAGGEGIPVTYVPARNTIMLSVALGWAEVLGANDIFCGVNAVDYSGYPDCRPEFISAFQTLANLATKAGVEGAGIQVHAPLQFLSKADIVREGVRLGVDFGLTVSCYNADDSGAACGHCDACRLRAQGFADAGVADPTRYA
- the tolB gene encoding Tol-Pal system beta propeller repeat protein TolB → MKKMPRWFAVFAALLFLPLAAAAQQRGLDIDIIGGNASALPITVVPMPYQGSAAAPQTDVAQVVRADLERSGQFRTLPEAQIVEKPTRGGEIQFATWRALKQNYIVVGRVMDAGAGAYRVEYELYDVPKGERLLGLAMTARGNAMRDVAHQMADAIYEKITGVRGAFWTRIAYVTASGKGDAMRYALMVADSDGFNPQTIVRSAEPLLSPSWSPDGNRLAYVSFERGNSAIYIQNIATGARELVTSFRGINSAPSFSPDGRRLALSLSRSGNPEIYVMDLGSKQLTQLTNHFAIDTEPTWSADGSSVYFTSDRGGRPQIYQVSSSGGSASRVTFQGNYNATPSMSYDGKKLVVAQGSGNTYKIAMMDSSLGSPRWSTLSPGSLDESPTFAPNASMVLYAAREGGRGVLYAVSADARVRQRLVLADGDVREPSWSPYRTKR
- the ybgF gene encoding tol-pal system protein YbgF; translated protein: MRIGIKTLMLVVAAALVAAAPAQAQRQSLADRVGALEQQAYNNSSNQDLLNQVNQLRQQIQQLQSTVEQLQNENAQLKQTSQDQYLDLDGRLNRIEGGSAPILPAAPAANAPAVAPKPAAPAVAATERPPSVHGDPGSLAASGDERTAYNVAFDSLKAGKYDDSAQLFLSFLELYPNGVYTPNALYWLGESYYATRNFPLAEAQFRDLIARYPTHDKASGGLLKIGLSQYGEGRIDEAQATLEQVVNTYPGSDAARTAQDRLQAIRLGQQIR
- the pal gene encoding peptidoglycan-associated lipoprotein Pal, with product MNKTTRVLLVSLLSVAALAGCSKKVKEQPAAPVDTGSTSQPTGPSTSGLYGPGDLDTDACLRQRVVFFDLDQDAIKPEFQAQMACHAKYLRDRPSARMTLQGHTDERGSRAYNQALGERRANAVSSALQANGGSASQITVVSYGEERPTCTESNEGCWSQNRRVEIVYTAQ
- a CDS encoding acyltransferase family protein, encoding MSQTVNLAGERFESLQALRAIAAVAVLIFHLRFVELRYLEGHALLDWLGRNADAGVDLFFVLSGFVMASISRGKGSGPGAARDFLTQRAWRVVPLYWMFTTLVVLLMSVAPAMVNSSYADQSIAASYLLIPHQQLPVLAVGWTLVHEAYFYLVFSLALALAYGTRQRLSLFTMAWGSLVGFGYWKGFDEGAPTASVVFSPLTFEFLAGVLTGLHWRRIPPRFGSLLFITGLGVLLLAAALLPPSDSEFNAPLRRVIHLGLGSALLIAGSALLETSGHRPNRLLIELGDASYSLYLSHIFVISAIGRMWGHFLPSAHWLNHGFFLLFTVFVACLSSNLIHKRIERPLLDLRYRWKAAGTFR
- a CDS encoding NAD-dependent epimerase/dehydratase family protein — its product is MAARHEVVGIDRSPFATTRHVADFTDTRMLAKVLQGVDAVIHAAALHAPHVGLFSDSEFQRINVEGTRTLAMLAREAGVRRLVFTSTTALYGHAIVPGRCTWVDEQTTPQPRTVYHRSKLAAEQWLEEAAGPDLDVRVIRMSRCFPEPPERMMLYRLHRGIDVRDVADAHVAALTNHGPAFQRYLVSGWTPFQREDCEALVTHPRDVLAQRCPQWLAEYDRRGWSLPVVDRVHDARAASVGLQWRSWRGPETILEQLAVGSIEVLPDTARVDDCTVE